One window of the Brevibacterium limosum genome contains the following:
- a CDS encoding cysteine desulfurase family protein: MPIYLDHAATSPMPAEVLEVYTKELARRANPSALHTVGQAARMRIEEAREDIARAVGAATSSEVIFTSGGTEADNFALKGLYLSRNDGTFTAPARPRVLTTTIEHPAILETVEWLVGLGAEAVCLDVDETGRLDLDAALTELRRDPERTALVSVMAANNEIGTLQPIAEIGQAAFELGIPFHIDAVQALGQIPLDFAALKATAMTITAHKIGGPVGIGALLLDRAASPTPILHGGGQERSVRSGTLDVAGAVAFAAAVDLVTTDLETRSAQLSGLRDRLIAGIESSIDGAVLSGPRGADRLPANAHFTFPGCEGDSLLFGLDARGLATSTGSACSAGVSRPSHVLLACGLDEDSARSTQRFTLGRDTTEADVDALLTALPEVVDQARRAGMVSATPRWMQGAS; the protein is encoded by the coding sequence GTGCCCATCTATCTCGATCACGCAGCCACCTCGCCGATGCCCGCCGAGGTGCTCGAGGTGTACACGAAGGAGTTGGCCCGCAGGGCCAATCCCTCGGCCCTGCACACGGTCGGCCAGGCGGCACGGATGCGCATCGAAGAGGCACGGGAGGACATCGCCCGTGCGGTCGGTGCGGCCACCTCGTCGGAGGTGATCTTCACTTCGGGAGGCACCGAAGCGGACAATTTCGCGCTCAAGGGGCTCTACCTCTCCCGCAACGACGGGACATTCACCGCACCGGCCCGCCCGCGGGTGCTGACGACGACGATCGAGCACCCGGCGATCCTCGAGACCGTGGAGTGGCTGGTCGGCCTCGGCGCCGAAGCCGTCTGCCTCGATGTCGATGAGACCGGACGCCTCGACCTCGACGCGGCACTGACCGAACTGCGCCGCGACCCCGAACGCACCGCGCTCGTCAGCGTGATGGCCGCGAACAACGAGATCGGCACGCTGCAGCCGATCGCCGAGATCGGGCAAGCGGCCTTCGAACTCGGCATTCCCTTCCATATCGACGCCGTCCAGGCTCTCGGGCAGATCCCGCTCGACTTCGCAGCACTGAAGGCCACGGCGATGACGATCACCGCGCACAAGATCGGCGGCCCCGTCGGCATCGGCGCACTCCTGCTCGACCGCGCAGCGAGCCCGACGCCGATCCTCCACGGTGGGGGACAGGAGCGCAGCGTGCGCTCGGGCACCCTCGACGTCGCCGGTGCCGTGGCCTTCGCCGCCGCCGTCGACCTTGTCACGACCGACCTCGAGACTCGGTCGGCACAGCTGTCGGGGCTGCGTGACCGCCTCATCGCCGGAATCGAATCGAGCATCGACGGTGCCGTGCTGTCCGGCCCGCGCGGAGCGGACCGGCTGCCGGCCAACGCCCATTTCACGTTCCCGGGCTGCGAGGGCGACTCGCTGCTGTTCGGTCTCGATGCCAGAGGGCTTGCCACCTCGACCGGTTCGGCCTGCTCGGCCGGGGTGTCACGTCCCTCGCACGTGCTGCTCGCGTGCGGACTGGACGAGGACAGCGCCCGATCCACCCAACGCTTCACGCTCGGTCGCGATACGACCGAAGCCGATGTCGATGCCCTGCTCACGGCCCTTCCCGAGGTCGTCGACCAGGCACGCCGAGCCGGGATGGTTTCGGCAACACCCCGATGGATGCAAGGAGCATCATGA
- a CDS encoding uroporphyrinogen decarboxylase/cobalamine-independent methonine synthase family protein, whose product MAELDPTNRLDRDRSTPAEAAAPEVPTTVLPAATTTGIWLPGSRDPSRGYIATSPVREAAAAGFDILADQLPPVPLTAHQAEGRWGADSIGRAVGLLTELHVDRTSYGWRLTTSAGKDERLEDSALIEAFDAIAEYGQSRPGQIQISLPGPWTLVTALSLSSGARVLGDHGARRDVVQAYAFGIAAFTDRIAGLGMQPTVRLVESRLTRVLTGTWPTVSGWASLPAISESQVWAALESTLRHLPPTVLALPNLDPLHLQGKEIPAAEALRRTGARSVSVPLAALRSHSWEQLAILAEEGLGTWIHLPPTAGGRSDAVNHWCERIRTPWSRIGMGDASLRDFGIVAGPELPMTHPPLLKDQQGIGPEHNRGTMTIAAGLRRALEEIE is encoded by the coding sequence ATGGCTGAACTCGACCCCACCAACCGCCTCGATCGCGACCGATCCACTCCCGCCGAGGCGGCCGCCCCCGAGGTCCCGACAACCGTCCTGCCCGCCGCCACGACAACGGGAATCTGGCTGCCCGGATCCCGCGATCCGAGCCGTGGCTATATCGCGACCAGCCCCGTCCGCGAAGCCGCAGCCGCAGGGTTCGACATCCTCGCCGACCAGCTGCCGCCCGTGCCTCTGACCGCCCACCAGGCCGAGGGCCGGTGGGGAGCCGATTCGATCGGCCGCGCCGTCGGGCTGCTCACCGAACTCCACGTCGACCGCACGTCCTACGGATGGCGGCTGACCACCTCGGCGGGCAAGGACGAACGCCTCGAGGACTCGGCCCTGATCGAAGCGTTCGACGCGATCGCCGAATACGGTCAGTCCCGCCCCGGACAGATCCAGATCAGCCTGCCGGGACCGTGGACGCTCGTGACCGCGCTGAGCCTGAGCTCCGGCGCCCGCGTCCTCGGCGATCACGGCGCCCGACGCGACGTCGTACAGGCCTACGCCTTCGGCATCGCCGCCTTCACCGACCGGATCGCGGGCCTGGGCATGCAGCCGACCGTCCGCCTCGTCGAATCCCGGCTGACCCGGGTCCTCACCGGAACCTGGCCGACCGTGTCCGGGTGGGCGAGCCTGCCCGCGATCAGCGAGTCCCAGGTGTGGGCGGCGCTCGAATCCACGCTGCGTCACCTCCCGCCCACCGTGCTGGCCCTGCCGAATCTCGACCCTCTGCACCTGCAGGGCAAGGAGATTCCCGCCGCCGAGGCGCTCCGCCGCACCGGCGCCCGTTCCGTGTCAGTGCCATTGGCGGCCCTGAGATCACACAGTTGGGAACAGCTGGCGATCCTCGCCGAGGAGGGGCTCGGCACCTGGATCCACCTGCCGCCGACGGCCGGTGGGCGATCGGACGCGGTCAATCACTGGTGCGAGCGGATCCGCACCCCGTGGTCACGCATCGGCATGGGAGACGCGAGCCTGCGCGATTTCGGGATCGTCGCCGGGCCGGAACTGCCGATGACCCACCCGCCGCTGCTGAAGGACCAGCAGGGGATCGGTCCCGAACACAACCGGGGAACCATGACCATCGCCGCCGGTCTGCGGCGGGCTCTTGAGGAGATCGAATGA
- the ligA gene encoding NAD-dependent DNA ligase LigA: MTTTPENADSQNSDAKAADAKSADGSTLDLSAVDLSDAAERAQAHAQLTERIEELRAAYYQDSLLVSDAEYDELVHRLEDLEAKYPELVTDSSPTQTVGGVVDTSTFDPVEHIGPMYSLDNVFDYDELRAWYERVRSATSAKSKFLCELKIDGLAVNLLYRNGELVRAATRGDGRIGEDITANVRTISDIPHHLDTEHPPAEVEIRGEVFFPVEDFAELNASLVADGKAPFANPRNSAAGSLRQKDPAVTARRPLHMLVHGIAVWAPADDSHPEPAHQSEVYEQFRSWGLPISDYYTVLDTVDEIEDFIGYYGEHRHDVTHEIDGIVIKIDDIAVQETLGYTSRAPRWATAFKYPPEEVTTKLLDIQVQVGRTGRVTPFAVMEPVTVAGSTVERATLHNGHEVRRKGVLIGDTVTLRKAGDVIPEVLGPVAALRDGSEHEFVMPTHCPSCGTELGEQKEGDKDLRCPNSRSCPAQLANRIFYLASRAAFDIEALGEEAALALTAPAEPETPPLTSEAFLFDLTPEVLADVKIWRDKKVKGVETGERELVPYFYTRGTAKKPSAPSANTKKLFDELEKAKDQDLWRVLVALSIRHVGPTAARTLAAKFRTLDAIREAGEEELSAVEGIGPTIAKSLRDWFEVDWHIEIVETWAAAGVRMEDDEVESAAQTLEGLTIVATGSLSTFTRDGIKGAILGAGGKAAGSVSKKTDYVVAGENAGSKLEKAESLGVPVLDEDQFRVLLETGSLD; the protein is encoded by the coding sequence ATGACCACGACACCGGAGAACGCAGACTCGCAGAACTCAGACGCGAAGGCGGCGGACGCGAAGTCGGCGGACGGGTCGACCCTCGACCTGTCCGCGGTCGATCTGTCGGACGCGGCCGAGCGCGCCCAGGCCCATGCTCAGCTGACCGAGAGGATCGAGGAGCTGCGGGCCGCCTACTATCAGGACTCCCTGCTCGTCTCCGATGCCGAGTACGACGAGCTCGTCCACCGCCTCGAAGACCTCGAGGCGAAGTACCCCGAACTCGTCACCGACTCCTCACCGACTCAGACCGTCGGCGGAGTCGTCGACACCTCGACCTTCGATCCGGTCGAACACATCGGCCCGATGTACAGCCTCGACAACGTCTTCGACTACGACGAACTGCGTGCCTGGTACGAACGGGTGCGGTCGGCCACCTCGGCGAAGTCGAAGTTCCTCTGCGAACTCAAGATCGACGGACTCGCCGTCAACCTGCTCTACCGGAACGGCGAACTCGTCCGCGCTGCCACGCGCGGCGACGGACGCATCGGTGAGGACATCACCGCGAACGTGCGCACGATCTCCGATATCCCGCACCACCTCGACACGGAGCACCCACCGGCCGAGGTCGAGATCCGCGGTGAGGTGTTCTTCCCCGTCGAGGATTTCGCCGAACTCAACGCCTCCCTCGTCGCCGATGGCAAGGCGCCCTTCGCGAATCCGCGGAACTCCGCGGCCGGTTCGCTGCGGCAGAAGGACCCGGCCGTCACGGCACGCCGGCCCCTGCACATGCTCGTCCACGGAATCGCCGTGTGGGCCCCGGCCGATGATTCGCATCCGGAACCGGCCCACCAGTCCGAGGTCTACGAGCAGTTCCGGTCGTGGGGTCTGCCGATCAGCGACTATTACACGGTTCTCGACACCGTCGACGAGATCGAGGACTTCATCGGCTACTACGGCGAACACCGCCACGACGTCACCCACGAGATCGACGGAATCGTCATCAAGATCGACGATATCGCCGTGCAGGAGACCCTCGGCTACACCTCGCGCGCACCGCGGTGGGCGACCGCGTTCAAATACCCGCCCGAGGAGGTCACGACGAAGCTCCTCGACATCCAGGTGCAGGTGGGCCGGACCGGGCGAGTGACGCCATTCGCCGTGATGGAACCGGTGACCGTGGCCGGATCGACCGTGGAGCGGGCGACCCTGCACAACGGGCACGAGGTCAGACGCAAGGGTGTGCTCATCGGCGACACCGTCACGCTGCGCAAGGCCGGCGACGTCATCCCCGAGGTGCTCGGCCCGGTCGCGGCGCTGCGCGACGGGTCCGAACACGAATTCGTCATGCCCACCCACTGTCCGTCCTGCGGGACCGAACTCGGTGAGCAGAAAGAGGGCGACAAGGACCTGCGCTGCCCGAACTCGCGGTCGTGCCCGGCCCAGCTGGCCAATCGCATCTTCTACCTCGCCTCCCGGGCGGCCTTCGACATCGAAGCCCTCGGGGAGGAAGCCGCACTGGCGCTGACGGCGCCGGCCGAACCGGAGACTCCGCCGTTGACCTCGGAGGCCTTTCTCTTCGACCTGACCCCGGAGGTACTGGCCGACGTCAAGATCTGGCGGGACAAGAAGGTCAAGGGTGTGGAGACCGGTGAGCGGGAGCTCGTGCCCTACTTCTACACCCGCGGAACCGCCAAGAAGCCAAGTGCCCCGAGCGCGAACACGAAGAAGCTCTTCGATGAGCTCGAGAAGGCGAAGGATCAGGATCTGTGGCGGGTGCTCGTGGCCCTGTCGATCCGCCATGTCGGACCGACCGCGGCGCGGACCCTGGCCGCGAAGTTCCGCACTCTCGACGCCATCCGTGAAGCGGGAGAAGAAGAGCTCTCCGCGGTCGAGGGCATCGGTCCGACGATCGCGAAGAGCCTGCGCGACTGGTTCGAGGTCGACTGGCATATCGAGATCGTCGAGACCTGGGCGGCAGCCGGAGTGCGCATGGAGGACGACGAGGTCGAGTCTGCTGCGCAGACATTGGAAGGGCTGACGATCGTCGCCACGGGATCGCTGAGCACTTTCACCCGCGACGGGATCAAGGGGGCGATCCTCGGTGCCGGGGGAAAGGCGGCGGGGTCGGTCTCGAAGAAGACTGACTATGTCGTCGCCGGTGAGAACGCCGGATCGAAGCTGGAGAAGGCGGAGTCGCTGGGCGTGCCCGTGCTCGACGAGGACCAATTCAGAGTTCTGCTGGAGACCGGCAGCCTCGACTGA
- a CDS encoding prolyl oligopeptidase family serine peptidase, with the protein MKESPQDVVTAPYGTWSSPLGAAEVAAGAAPIFDAAFRGDEIFYSTKIPTEKARTGLVRTSLSRPGEHVQVIPAGFNIRSAVHEYGGASWALDQSSEVIYFVNAADQRVWQIIPGRAPHALTPDTSGRIRYGDLRMSPWGLLCVREDCRSTRRERAIVLLTKHGTTNVLSTHSHFMAWPRLSPDGSTLAFIGWEHPNMPWDGTTLWLVDVRTPATPAVAVLSGDGIERPARADPAMPSPTDPGISLLQPEFTSDSSLHVISDHEGHWSLFGLDFDPVVTRPIVTDERNAPAPEPIGVDRLRSVIDTGEEIGGALWQLGTRWHLNDGDEVWAHSQAATATLVRRRLTDGPTMTDLGPTMTRLGPAAGRTDAAGGTDAVGGTDAVGGTDAAVWETIDTTGETFGTIELLDLGRTHLLLTAKSTRRPGVLCAVDRVTGLFTEIASERLDTHQSYYSRPRVGELGGVPVVIHPPHNPRFAAPDDELPPFIVSIHGGPTGQATPEMTARTSFFTSQGIGVLEVNYGGSTGFGRAWRDRLRGGWGVVDVEDTVAAVNGLVTAGLADPRRIAISGASSGGWTVFSALASTNVFACGTSYFGVTDLMRFVVDTHDFESHYIDSLVGPWPAAQDEYITRSPIRRTTDISVPVAVMQGDRDPIVPSSQAQEFVDTLELAGVEYIYRLYKGESHGFVRAETIIDSLESEFGFYVDVFEIPRGHQHG; encoded by the coding sequence ATGAAGGAAAGTCCCCAAGATGTCGTCACGGCACCTTATGGAACCTGGTCCTCACCTCTGGGCGCAGCCGAGGTGGCCGCCGGTGCCGCTCCGATCTTCGACGCCGCCTTCCGCGGGGATGAGATCTTCTACTCCACGAAGATCCCCACCGAGAAGGCCCGCACCGGATTGGTCCGCACGTCACTGTCGCGTCCGGGAGAGCATGTGCAGGTCATTCCTGCCGGCTTCAACATCCGCTCCGCCGTCCACGAATACGGGGGAGCCTCATGGGCTCTCGACCAGAGCAGCGAGGTCATCTACTTCGTCAACGCCGCTGATCAGCGGGTCTGGCAGATCATTCCCGGGCGTGCCCCGCACGCCCTGACCCCGGACACCTCGGGGCGGATCCGCTACGGAGACCTGCGCATGAGCCCATGGGGACTGCTGTGCGTGCGCGAGGACTGCCGGTCCACCCGTCGCGAACGCGCCATCGTGCTGCTGACGAAGCACGGGACGACGAATGTGCTCTCGACCCACTCTCATTTCATGGCCTGGCCCAGGCTCTCACCCGACGGCAGCACCCTGGCATTCATCGGCTGGGAGCACCCGAACATGCCCTGGGACGGAACCACCCTGTGGCTGGTCGACGTGCGCACACCTGCCACGCCCGCGGTCGCCGTGCTCAGCGGCGACGGGATCGAGCGCCCGGCCAGAGCCGATCCGGCGATGCCGAGCCCGACCGACCCCGGGATCTCCCTGCTGCAGCCGGAGTTCACCTCGGACTCCTCCCTCCACGTCATCTCCGACCACGAGGGCCACTGGTCGCTGTTCGGCCTCGATTTCGACCCCGTCGTCACGCGACCCATCGTCACCGACGAACGGAACGCACCGGCACCTGAACCGATCGGCGTCGACCGTCTGCGGTCGGTCATCGACACGGGTGAGGAGATCGGCGGCGCCCTGTGGCAGCTGGGCACCCGTTGGCACCTCAACGACGGTGATGAGGTGTGGGCACATTCGCAGGCGGCGACGGCGACGCTCGTGCGCCGCCGACTCACAGACGGCCCGACCATGACGGACCTCGGCCCGACCATGACGCGCCTCGGCCCGGCCGCGGGCCGGACAGACGCCGCGGGCGGGACGGACGCCGTGGGCGGGACGGACGCCGTGGGCGGGACGGACGCTGCAGTCTGGGAGACCATCGACACGACGGGGGAGACGTTCGGCACGATCGAACTCCTCGATCTCGGGCGCACCCACCTGCTGCTGACGGCGAAGTCGACCAGGCGCCCCGGAGTCCTCTGCGCCGTCGACCGGGTGACCGGACTGTTCACCGAGATCGCCAGCGAACGCCTCGACACCCATCAGAGCTACTACTCCCGCCCACGGGTCGGCGAACTCGGGGGAGTGCCCGTCGTCATCCACCCGCCCCACAACCCCCGGTTCGCGGCACCCGACGATGAGCTCCCGCCCTTCATCGTTTCGATCCACGGCGGTCCCACGGGGCAGGCGACGCCGGAGATGACGGCCCGCACGAGCTTCTTCACCTCCCAGGGCATCGGCGTCCTCGAAGTCAACTACGGCGGGTCGACCGGTTTCGGTCGCGCCTGGCGCGACCGTCTGCGCGGGGGGTGGGGAGTCGTCGATGTCGAGGACACCGTCGCCGCGGTCAACGGACTCGTCACGGCCGGTCTCGCCGACCCACGGCGCATCGCGATCTCCGGAGCCTCCTCGGGCGGGTGGACGGTGTTCTCGGCCCTGGCCTCGACGAACGTGTTCGCCTGCGGCACCTCGTACTTCGGCGTCACCGACCTCATGCGGTTCGTCGTCGACACCCACGACTTCGAATCCCATTACATCGACAGTCTCGTCGGCCCCTGGCCCGCCGCCCAGGACGAGTACATCACCCGGTCGCCGATCCGCCGGACCACCGATATCAGCGTGCCCGTGGCCGTCATGCAGGGCGACCGCGACCCGATCGTCCCATCCTCGCAGGCCCAGGAGTTCGTCGATACACTCGAACTGGCCGGAGTGGAGTACATTTACCGTCTGTACAAGGGCGAATCCCACGGCTTCGTCCGCGCCGAGACCATCATCGATTCCCTGGAAAGCGAGTTCGGATTCTATGTCGACGTCTTCGAAATCCCGCGCGGGCACCAGCATGGCTGA
- the gatA gene encoding Asp-tRNA(Asn)/Glu-tRNA(Gln) amidotransferase subunit GatA: protein MTELTKKSALELAAGLASGEFSSVEVTQAHLDRIASTEDDFNSFITVTDELALATAKAVDAKRSAGEDLHALAGVPVALKDLVVTEGVATTAGSKMLENWVPPYESTVHNKVKNAGLPVLGKTNLDEFAMGSTTEHSAFGNTRNPWNLEHVPGGSSGGAAAALAGFQAPLSVGTDTGGSVRQPAAFTGTVGVKPTYGSISRFGIIAMASSLDQVGPMGRSVADAAALHELLAGHDPLDSTSLPDDVAGFLGAAQTSGLKGKKLGVIKQLAGEGYQDGVRTAFTAALETAAAAGAEIVEVDCPSISYALDAYYLIMPSEVSSNLARYDGMRYGLRVEPESGPITAETVMSATRAAGFGDEVKRRIILGTYALSAGYFDAYYGSAQKIRTLVQNDFAKAFAACDVLVSPTAPTTALKFGAEKAADPMALYLGDVATIPANLAGIPGLSLPAGLADGLPVGFQILAPAREDIKLYEVAGALEAALEAVGGRVLDALAEGLNAK, encoded by the coding sequence ATGACCGAACTGACGAAAAAGAGCGCTCTCGAACTCGCCGCAGGACTGGCCTCCGGCGAGTTCTCCTCCGTCGAAGTCACGCAGGCGCACCTCGACCGCATCGCCTCCACCGAGGATGACTTCAACTCCTTCATCACCGTCACCGACGAACTCGCCCTGGCCACGGCGAAAGCCGTCGATGCCAAGCGTTCCGCCGGGGAGGACCTCCACGCCCTGGCCGGTGTCCCGGTGGCGCTGAAGGATCTCGTCGTCACCGAGGGCGTGGCCACCACCGCCGGATCGAAGATGCTCGAGAACTGGGTTCCGCCCTATGAGTCGACGGTGCACAACAAGGTCAAGAACGCCGGTCTGCCGGTGCTCGGCAAGACCAACCTTGACGAGTTCGCCATGGGATCGACGACCGAGCACTCGGCCTTCGGCAATACCCGCAACCCATGGAACCTCGAACACGTGCCCGGCGGATCCTCCGGAGGCGCGGCCGCAGCCCTCGCCGGATTCCAGGCTCCGCTGTCCGTGGGCACCGACACCGGCGGATCCGTCCGCCAGCCCGCCGCATTCACCGGCACCGTCGGCGTGAAGCCGACCTACGGGTCGATCTCGCGCTTCGGCATCATCGCCATGGCCTCGAGCCTCGACCAGGTCGGACCGATGGGCCGTTCGGTCGCCGATGCCGCGGCTTTGCACGAACTGCTGGCGGGACACGATCCGCTCGATTCGACCTCGCTGCCCGATGACGTGGCCGGATTCCTGGGCGCCGCGCAGACCAGCGGCCTCAAGGGCAAGAAGCTCGGGGTCATCAAGCAGCTGGCCGGTGAGGGCTACCAGGACGGAGTCCGCACCGCGTTCACCGCCGCGCTCGAGACCGCTGCCGCCGCCGGTGCCGAGATCGTCGAGGTCGACTGCCCGTCGATCTCCTACGCCCTCGACGCCTACTACCTCATCATGCCCTCCGAGGTGTCGTCGAACCTCGCCCGCTACGACGGCATGCGCTACGGCCTGCGCGTCGAACCCGAGTCCGGCCCCATCACCGCCGAGACCGTCATGTCCGCCACCCGCGCCGCGGGCTTCGGAGACGAGGTCAAGCGCCGCATCATCCTCGGCACCTACGCCCTGTCGGCCGGCTACTTCGACGCCTACTACGGTTCGGCGCAGAAGATCCGCACCCTGGTTCAGAACGACTTCGCCAAGGCCTTCGCCGCCTGCGACGTCCTCGTGTCCCCGACGGCACCGACGACCGCGCTGAAGTTCGGTGCGGAGAAGGCCGCCGACCCGATGGCCCTCTACCTCGGCGACGTGGCGACGATCCCGGCGAACCTCGCCGGAATCCCCGGACTGTCCCTGCCTGCCGGTCTGGCCGATGGTCTGCCCGTCGGCTTCCAGATCCTGGCCCCGGCCCGTGAGGACATCAAACTCTACGAGGTGGCCGGAGCTTTGGAAGCCGCACTCGAAGCCGTCGGCGGACGCGTGCTCGACGCTCTCGCGGAAGGACTGAACGCCAAGTGA
- the gatC gene encoding Asp-tRNA(Asn)/Glu-tRNA(Gln) amidotransferase subunit GatC has translation MTESSAITPEQVEHLASLSRIAMGEDELKSLAGDLSTILGNVARVNEVAGDDVPATSHPIPLTNVMRPDVVGETLTSEQALASAPAAEDDKFLVPQILGEE, from the coding sequence ATGACGGAGTCTTCCGCAATCACCCCCGAACAGGTGGAGCATCTGGCTTCACTGTCTCGGATCGCCATGGGCGAGGACGAGCTGAAATCGCTCGCCGGTGATCTCAGCACAATTCTGGGAAACGTCGCCAGGGTCAACGAAGTGGCCGGCGACGATGTGCCCGCAACCAGCCACCCCATCCCGCTGACGAACGTCATGCGCCCCGACGTCGTGGGCGAGACGCTGACCAGCGAACAGGCACTGGCCTCGGCCCCGGCCGCCGAGGACGACAAGTTCCTCGTCCCGCAGATCCTCGGGGAGGAATGA
- the mnmA gene encoding tRNA 2-thiouridine(34) synthase MnmA, protein MRVLVAMSGGVDSSVAAARAVDAGHEVVGVHLALSRMPGTLRTGSRGCCTIEDSRDAHRVAGMLDIPFYVWDFSERFKEDIVDDFIAEYAAGRTPNPCMRCNERIKFAALLDRALALGFDAIATGHYAEVARDDDGRPELHRGEDLAKDQSYVLGVLTSDQLEHCYFPIGATASKAEVRAEAAERGFSVANKPDSYDICFIPDGDTKAWLADKIPMRPGLIKDAEGEVLGEHDGAMTYTIGQRKGLGIEKPAADGKPRFVTGLDPATNTVTVGSRGDLAVSHLTGIRTSWAGAAPADMGSAPTSAIDCEVQIRAHADPVPARAWLGEFVAEAPEHEANPIIDEVEVPAARPAGQLMHVDVDEELSGVAPGQTMVIYRGTRVLGQATIDSTAKDRITPAPEFADA, encoded by the coding sequence ATGAGAGTACTCGTCGCCATGTCCGGCGGAGTCGATTCGTCCGTGGCCGCCGCGCGCGCCGTCGATGCCGGACACGAAGTCGTCGGCGTCCACCTGGCCCTGTCCCGGATGCCCGGCACCCTGCGCACCGGATCGCGGGGCTGCTGCACGATCGAAGACTCCCGCGACGCCCACCGCGTGGCGGGAATGCTCGACATCCCCTTCTACGTCTGGGACTTCTCCGAGAGGTTCAAGGAAGACATCGTCGATGACTTCATCGCCGAATACGCGGCCGGTCGGACACCGAACCCGTGCATGCGCTGCAACGAGCGCATCAAGTTCGCCGCCCTCCTCGACCGGGCCCTGGCCCTCGGCTTCGACGCCATCGCTACCGGCCACTACGCCGAGGTGGCCCGCGATGACGACGGTCGGCCCGAACTGCACCGCGGTGAGGACCTGGCCAAGGACCAGTCCTACGTCCTCGGTGTGCTCACCTCCGATCAGCTCGAGCACTGCTACTTCCCGATCGGTGCGACCGCGTCGAAGGCCGAAGTGCGCGCCGAGGCGGCCGAACGCGGGTTCTCCGTGGCGAACAAGCCCGACTCCTACGACATCTGCTTCATCCCCGACGGGGACACGAAGGCGTGGCTGGCCGATAAGATCCCGATGCGGCCCGGGCTCATCAAGGACGCCGAGGGCGAAGTGCTCGGCGAGCACGACGGAGCGATGACGTACACGATCGGCCAGCGCAAGGGACTGGGCATCGAAAAGCCCGCCGCGGACGGCAAACCGCGCTTCGTCACCGGCCTCGACCCGGCGACGAACACCGTCACCGTGGGATCACGCGGCGATCTCGCGGTCTCTCATCTCACCGGCATCCGCACCTCCTGGGCCGGGGCGGCCCCGGCGGACATGGGCTCCGCCCCCACCTCGGCGATCGACTGCGAGGTCCAGATCCGCGCCCACGCCGATCCGGTGCCGGCCCGTGCCTGGCTCGGTGAATTCGTCGCCGAAGCACCCGAGCATGAGGCGAACCCGATCATCGACGAGGTCGAGGTGCCGGCCGCACGCCCCGCCGGGCAGCTCATGCACGTCGACGTCGATGAGGAGCTCTCCGGAGTGGCCCCGGGCCAGACCATGGTCATCTACCGCGGCACCCGCGTGCTCGGCCAAGCGACCATCGACTCCACGGCGAAGGACCGCATCACCCCGGCGCCCGAATTCGCCGACGCCTGA